A DNA window from Phragmites australis chromosome 11, lpPhrAust1.1, whole genome shotgun sequence contains the following coding sequences:
- the LOC133885302 gene encoding uncharacterized protein LOC133885302 isoform X2, with the protein MDEGYANLPTSHLLGSVPAVTPEDRKPGVGGPAAQDAASTSRLQEFPPALGGNGGGYRPPGVPADGDVENQANWKGYFNVASYAPYFNVDTDVVVDRLVSSVYPMDGFFRKIDANPDMYGPLWITTTLIFMLAAFGNFATYLMQTKKDLDIWNFDVGYFNWAASVMYGYAIIVPAVFFFLFQYFGSRPSLVRFWCMWGYSLFVFIPASVLLLIPVEFLRWVIIALAGGASSWFIALNLKECTGSADMMVLIASAAVLQFVLALFIKAS; encoded by the exons ATGGACGAGGGCTACGCCAACCTCCCCACCAGCCACCTGCTCGGCTCGGTCCCC GCCGTGACTCCCGAGGACAGGAAGCCCGGTGTCGGTGGCCCCGCCGCCCAAG ATGCTGCTTCCACCTCGCGGTTGCAGGAGTTCCCGCCTGCTCTTGGTGGTAATGGAGGGGGGTATCGGCCTCCAGGCGTCCCTGCAG ATGGAGATGTAGAAAACCAAGCAAATTGGAAAGGATACTTCAATGTTGCATCTTACGCTCCATACTTCAATGTTGATACTGATGTAGTAGTTGACAGGCTTGTCAGTTCTGTTTATCCAATGGATGGTTTTTTCAGGAAGATTGATGCTAATCCTGACAT GTATGGGCCCTTATGGATCACCACTACTCTGATATTCATGCTAGCTGCGTTCGGTAACTTTGCCACTTATCTTATGCAAACGAAAAAGGATCTGGACATATGGAACTTTGATGTTGGTTATTTCAATTGGGCGGCATCAGTCATGTATGGTTATGCTATCATTGTGCCCGCTGTATTCTTTTTCCTGTTTCAGTATTTTGGATCACGCCCAAGTCTTGTTCGATTTTGGTGTATGTGGGGCTATTCTCTGTTTGTCTTCATACCGGCATCT GTACTTTTGCTCATTCCTGTGGAATTTCTTCGGTGGGTCATCATAGCTCTTGCTGGTGGTGCATCATCTTGGTTCATCGCTTTAAACTTGAAGGAATGCACGGGAAGTGCTGATATGATGGTTTTGATAGCCAGTGCAGCAGTGCTGCAGTTTGTTCTGGCACTGTTCATCAAG gcGAGCTGA
- the LOC133885302 gene encoding uncharacterized protein LOC133885302 isoform X1 — translation MDEGYANLPTSHLLGSVPAVTPEDRKPGVGGPAAQDAASTSRLQEFPPALGGNGGGYRPPGVPADGDVENQANWKGYFNVASYAPYFNVDTDVVVDRLVSSVYPMDGFFRKIDANPDMYGPLWITTTLIFMLAAFGNFATYLMQTKKDLDIWNFDVGYFNWAASVMYGYAIIVPAVFFFLFQYFGSRPSLVRFWCMWGYSLFVFIPASVLLLIPVEFLRWVIIALAGGASSWFIALNLKECTGSADMMVLIASAAVLQFVLALFIKVFFFA, via the exons ATGGACGAGGGCTACGCCAACCTCCCCACCAGCCACCTGCTCGGCTCGGTCCCC GCCGTGACTCCCGAGGACAGGAAGCCCGGTGTCGGTGGCCCCGCCGCCCAAG ATGCTGCTTCCACCTCGCGGTTGCAGGAGTTCCCGCCTGCTCTTGGTGGTAATGGAGGGGGGTATCGGCCTCCAGGCGTCCCTGCAG ATGGAGATGTAGAAAACCAAGCAAATTGGAAAGGATACTTCAATGTTGCATCTTACGCTCCATACTTCAATGTTGATACTGATGTAGTAGTTGACAGGCTTGTCAGTTCTGTTTATCCAATGGATGGTTTTTTCAGGAAGATTGATGCTAATCCTGACAT GTATGGGCCCTTATGGATCACCACTACTCTGATATTCATGCTAGCTGCGTTCGGTAACTTTGCCACTTATCTTATGCAAACGAAAAAGGATCTGGACATATGGAACTTTGATGTTGGTTATTTCAATTGGGCGGCATCAGTCATGTATGGTTATGCTATCATTGTGCCCGCTGTATTCTTTTTCCTGTTTCAGTATTTTGGATCACGCCCAAGTCTTGTTCGATTTTGGTGTATGTGGGGCTATTCTCTGTTTGTCTTCATACCGGCATCT GTACTTTTGCTCATTCCTGTGGAATTTCTTCGGTGGGTCATCATAGCTCTTGCTGGTGGTGCATCATCTTGGTTCATCGCTTTAAACTTGAAGGAATGCACGGGAAGTGCTGATATGATGGTTTTGATAGCCAGTGCAGCAGTGCTGCAGTTTGTTCTGGCACTGTTCATCAAGGTTTTCTTTTTTGCCtga
- the LOC133885071 gene encoding uncharacterized protein At2g39795, mitochondrial-like, whose amino-acid sequence MAISALRRAPWAAAAARGLLGSGRVHGPRPSQTHLHRAERSALFSSFSSPQPGAAADAHLFRVINFEISCAQQDCKKSDWAKELGEGFPFEIQDKEGASRIILTRRDQKERIEVEVFLPSPVDPEEQNEEYQAEDDNRPSRANSGVSNQYCIPLMVKIHKGVASWLEISCSSYPNKLVIESLAFGPNSASVDSLNVEAKIRNLPEKLQRAFYSYLKSRGISTDVANFLHAYMINKECHEYLSWLRKLKGLIKS is encoded by the exons ATGGCCATCTCCGCCCTCCGCCGCGCTCcctgggcggcggcggccgcgcggggcCTCCTGGGGTCCGGGCGCGTCCATGGACCCCGTCCTTCGCAGACCCATCTTCACCGCGCCGAGCGCTCcgctcttttctcttctttctcctccccgcagccgggcgccgccgccgacgcccaCCTCTTCCGGGTCATAAACTTCGAGATCTCCTGCGCCCAGCAAGACTGCAAGAAGAGCGACTGG GCCAAGGAATTAGGAGAAGGGTTCCCTTTTGAGATCCAAGATAAGGAGGGTGCCAGCAGGATAATTCTCACAAGGAGAGATCAGAAGGAGCGCATTGAAGTGGAAGTGTTTTTGCCGAGTCCTGTTGATCCAGAGGAGCAAAATGAAGAGTACCAGGCGGAAGATGACAACCGCCCGAGTCGCGCTAACAGTGGTGTCTCAAATCAGTACTGCATCCCGCTGATGGTGAAAATCCACAAAGGGGTGGCTTCGTGGCTGGAGATCAGTTGTAGTTCTTACCCTAACAAACTCGTCATCGAGAGTTTGGCATTTGGACCGAACAGCGCATCTGTTGATTCGTTAAATGTTGAAGCTAAGATAAG GAATCTTCCTGAGAAACTTCAGAGGGCGTTCTATTCTTACTTGAAAAGTAGGGGAATTTCGACTGATGTTGCCAACTTCTTGCATGCATACATGATAAATAAAGAGTGCCATGAGTACTTGTCTTGGCTGAGAAAACTCAAGGGTTTGATTAAAAGTTAA
- the LOC133885795 gene encoding CASP-like protein 5B2 — protein MAGLAGRPGSWGGLVLRVGQAGFAAACVGVMSSSPGFASYTAFCYLIASMGLQTLWSLGLACLDGYAIKAKKDLTYPILVSLFVVGDSVTAILSFAASCSAGGVVVLFERDVLFCRRYPQLPCGRYELATAFAFLSWAFSATSALIMFWLLAAS, from the exons ATGGCGGGGCTGGCGGGGAGGCCGGGATCGTGGGGCGGACTAGTGCTGCGAGTGGGACAGGCGGGCTTCGCCGCCGCCTGCGTCGGCGTCATGAGCTCCTCGCCCGGGTTCGCCAGCTACACCGCCTTCTG CTACTTGATTGCATCTATGGGACTACAAACATTGTGGAGCTTGGGACTTGCATGTCTTGATGGATATGCCATTAAAGCAAAAAAGGATCTCACCTACCCGATTCTAGTGAGCTTATTTGTTGTTGGAGATTCG GTGACAGCAATTCTGTCATTCGCTGCGTCTTGCTCAGCTGGTGGTGTAGTAGTTCTATTCGAAAGGGACGTGCTTTTCTGCAGAAGGTATCCCCAACTCCCTTGCGGAAGATACGAACTCGCCACAGCGTTTGCTTTCCTGTCTTGGGCATTCAGTGCTACATCAGCCCTAATCATGTTTTGGCTCCTGGCTGCGTCCTGA
- the LOC133883910 gene encoding small ribosomal subunit protein uS8z/uS8w, giving the protein MVRVSVLNDALKSMYNAEKRGKRQVMIRPSSKVIIKFLLVMQKHGYIGEFEYVDDHRAGKIVVELNGRLNKCGVISPRFDVGVKEIEGWTARLLPSRQFGYIVLTTSAGIMDHEEARRKNVGGKVLGFFY; this is encoded by the exons ATGGTGAGGGTCAGCGTCTTGAACGATGCTCTCAAGAGCATGTATAACGCTGAGAAACGTGGGAAGAGGCAAGTGATGATTAGGCCCTCTTCAAAGGTGATCATAAAGTTCCTTTTGGTGATGCAGAAGCATG GGTACATTGGTGAGTTTGAGTATGTTGATGACCACCGTGCTGGCAAGATTGTGGTTGAGTTGAATGGCAGGCTGAACAAGTGTGGAGTAATCAGCCCTCGCTTTGATGTTGGTGTCAAGGAAATTGAAGGGTGGACCGCTAGGCTGCTTCCATCTCGTCAG TTTGGTTACATTGTCTTGACAACCTCTGCTGGCATCATGGATCATGAAGAAGCCAGAAGGAAGAACGTTGGTGGCAAGGTGTTAGGGTTTTTCTACTAA